The DNA sequence TACAATCTATTTAAGAATGTCAGCGCACACTTGGCACGTACTCTGGTCGCTTTAGTACTGGTAGGTGTTCCGATTGCCTTTTTCATTATTTTTAATGAATACTATTTACTACTGATTCTGAAAGAAAACTTTATGACCAACTTTTCTTCCATTCAACAAAATACGTTGGCGATGTTGAGCTTAAAAATGTATGGGAATGGAAATGTTATTATTGGAATTTTCTGGGGGCTTTGGCTCATTCCTTTTGGACAATTAGTTTATAAATCAAAATTTATCCCGAAAATATTGGGGATACTTTTAATTCTTGGTGGTTTATCTTATTTAATAGATACTACCGCTTTTATCCTTTTCCCGGAGTATCACTCTAAAACGGGGATTCTGGTGGGTATAACATCTGCGACTGCAGAACTTGCAATGGTTTTATGGCTTTTGATAAAGGGAGTCAAAAACAATAGTATTGCGTAAGTAAGCTGCAATACTATTTTCCTTTCCTCATTGCCCTAGCACTTTATTTTTCAATGTTTTGAAAGATAAACATGTTCGTGGTTTAAGGAATGCAAAATATACTGAGGAAGCTATATTCTTTC is a window from the Flavobacterium cupriresistens genome containing:
- a CDS encoding DUF4386 domain-containing protein, with translation MNSAKKTARIAGILYLIIAITGAFGIMYVPTQLFVSNDINLTAKNILDHELLFRFGVFSNLVCQTVFVFLALTLYNLFKNVSAHLARTLVALVLVGVPIAFFIIFNEYYLLLILKENFMTNFSSIQQNTLAMLSLKMYGNGNVIIGIFWGLWLIPFGQLVYKSKFIPKILGILLILGGLSYLIDTTAFILFPEYHSKTGILVGITSATAELAMVLWLLIKGVKNNSIA